The window TGCGGGAGCAGGGCCCAATAATGGAAGAATCGAGGACTGGGGAACGGCTGGGGTCCATACATCGCCATTGTTACCTCTGGCAGTACGAAACGGAAGCATCGAAATGGCGAGACTCTTGATCCAGCACGGTGCCGAACTAAATCCAGAGCCGCCTCAACTAGGGAAGAGAGGCTGGGCCAATCCGGAATGGAATATGTTGTATTACGCAACGATTAACGACGATATGCGGATGTTAGAATTCTTGGTGGAGCAAGGTGGCGATCCGACACGAAATATAACGACAGCTGTAAAGAAGAAGAACATAGGTCATTTGGCCTTTCTGCTGAACCACGGGGGCGACGTTGAAGTCGTTAGGCATGAGCTAAAAGAAGAAAAGCTTGAGAAAGAACTTGCCGGTATGCTCGCACAGATTGCGGAGGGTGCGCGGACGCATGTAGGGAGTGGTTGGAAAAATGGGGATAGCCACGAAAGGCACTTATTTAAGCGACTTTTTTCTTTCCACGATGAGGAGTCTCCTTAAACACGTTTCTCGGTTGAGTCAGTCTCTGATAATTGTTCGCAAAACGGGGACAGCCACCTATATCCGCCAAAAGTCGCGCGCTCCCTCACCCCGCGCGGGATGCGAGTCGCGCCGTCGCTCTTCCAACATCGCCGCGTCGTGGGCGGGGGGTACAGTCACCGTCGCGGTTGTTGGCGCTGCCGTGGACAGGTCGTTGCGGTTCCACAGCACCCGGAGGAGCGGGAGCCGTTCGGAAGTGATGAGGGCCCGGCCTGCTCGGGCCCACCGGGGTCATATAAGGCAACTGCGGGTTGTGCATATTCCGACGAATGCGGCCACCGATTCCGACGGATTGCACCACAGACTTCAAGTGACGACGCGAATCGCAGCGTGGGTTGTGTCGACCAGGAATGGTCAACCCCCTTTGGTGGCATGCGGGGCCAGTCCCGCAGGCGCTCTTCCAACACCGCCGCGTCCGCGCACGGCCCCATGGTCGTCCCAAGGGGAACAAATAGCGGGAGGGCGGCCGACACTTCTCGGTAGAGGCGTATTCATATAGACGGGTATTGACTTGTTCAGCGCCTGCTGCTATGGTGGAAATCGCGGTGGCGGTGGTCGCAGGGAGTTGAAGCAACGGTGAGGGTGCACCACAATGGTAACAACGGCGCAGACCAAGGTGGCGGCAAGGGCTTTCTCTAAAGTCTCGCCATTGTCGGGGTATGCGTAATGGTCCGGGGAGTTAGAAAAGCGCACCGTGCCATCACGGCGTGCTTTGGCGCTTTGTGGAAGGAAATTAATAGTGGCTGTCCCTGGTTTTGCCCATCATTCAAGACAAGTGGGTGCAAATTAACTTTTCCGATTGGTATTTGCCGAATAGGATGTACTCGAGAAGTATAGCGATTCTGGTTGATGAAAAGCCCGTACATGACGTTATGAGCGGGTTCCAAAATGACTACAGGAGAAGTCTTGTTTCGGAAGGTAGGGATCCATATGGCACGTCGCTTAGGACCGAGTTTGACAATGCGTCCCGATGGATGCGGAATGCGGGAGTCCCGGATGCTGATCGTAAGCGCGCCTTGAAACAAGCCTATAAGTTCTTTGACGGAGAAGGGGCGTTTCGCAAGTGATTAGATTCGAATGGTACTTTTCTGAATGGTGGCACAAGAGCGAGTCCATACAAGCGGAACAGCTTGCTAGGCTAAAGAAAGGGATTCTTCGTCAAGCTCCAGAGACATATTTGAAGTTTTTAGAATGGGGAAACGGAGGGGAGGGTTTTTCGGGCAAGCTCTACTTGACTCTTTGGAAGGGTGAAGATCTTGAGGAGTTCAATCAACTCTACCACGTGCGAGAATACTTCCCCAATGCGTTTGCCATAGGTGACGATGGTCCGAACCTGATACTTCTAGGTAGTGATGATGGTGTTTATGTGGCTCCATATGGAGATATGCGCGATGCGAGTGTTGTGAAATTGACCGAAGACTTTGAGTCATTCGTGTTGAGAGTCAAGTCTATTGAGCCCGGCGGTGTTACCCCTAGCAAAGATATCGCAAGGGATATAATTCTGTGTTATTACGTGAAGAATTCAGGTTCCGTTTTGAAGCAAGCCCTTCAGCTTTCACGAGCGCTTGAAAGTACAGTTGGAATAAGTTCACGTGAGATTTTGGCGTCTCTAAAGAGAAGTGGCGAGTTTCGGATAGAGCGTTTGGATCCGTGTAAAGCCGAACGAGTACTCCAAGCGGCGTCAAGAATCGGGATCTCTATCGAGGTTTTGAAACCAGAATAGTGAGCTAGGTGGATACGTTTTGCCCCCCCCTTAAACTGGTCCGTGTCTGTACAATCCTCGCATTCACCTGACACCTACCCCATCAGGGCACCTTTGACCTCTACGCCAACGCGCTCTCCGGCGCGGCGCGGGCAACCGGAACACGGTGGAAACCAGCGCGGCGACGGCGACCTATGCCAAGGAGGACGACGCGCCGCCCGCCAACGCGCAGATGAACCGGAAAAACAGGGACAGCCACCTATATCCGCCGCAAGTCGCGCGCTCCCTCACCCCACCCGCGTGGGGAGCCAGTCGCGCAGTTGCTCTTCCAACACCGCCGCGTCGTGGGGGGGCGGGAGCTATTCGGCAGTGGGGAGTCCCTGGATGGCGTCGATAGCCGGGGAGCGGTCTGTGTTGCGTAACGGCGTCGCCCGATATTCCGCCGCCTGAAACGTCCACGTTTCCGCCGCGCGGATTCGTTTCCTGGGTCAGTCGTCTTCGGCGGTGGCGAAGGTGGCGGCCAGTTGCTTGGCGAGCTTTTCGAACTTTTCGAGATAGTCCGCGTGGCTGCGCCGGATGACTTCCCGGGCTTCTTCCGCGCCGTATACGTGGGTAATCTCGCAGGCCTTGTGCATGGCGTCGGGGGCCTGCTTGTAGGTCAGGAAGTAGTGGCGCAGGCGCTCCACCAGCATGGAGGGGCACTGGGAAATGTCCTGCCAGTATCCGTAGGAGGGGTCGCCCTGAAGGATGGCGATGATCTTGTCATCCGCCTCGTCGCCGTCGAGCATGCGGAGGCCGCCGATGGGGTGGCAGCGCATGTAGATGTTCACGTGGGCGATGTGCTTTTCCGTGAGGACGCACACGTCCAACGGGTCACCGTCGCCGATGATATCGGTGCGGCCCGTTTTCATGCGGCAGAAGTCGGCCACCTGTTCGCCGCAGTAGGTCTGGGGGATAAAGCCGTAGAGCTCGGGGCAGACATTGGAAAAACGCTGGGGGCGATCGATGCGGAGCAGCCCCGTGACTTTGTCGAGTTCGTACTTCACCGTGTCGGTGGGCAGGATCTCAATATACGAATTGATCAGGTGGGGGGCGTTTTTGCCGATGTGGATGCCGTGCCACGGGTGGGCCCGGTAGAGCCCGTTGTTGTCCCCCGCTTTCTTTTCCGACTGGCTGGCTGGCTGATTATGGTCGTTCGCGCCCATGGGGTTCCTTCTTTACGTGGAGGCCGGGTGGAATTGTAGCACTTCGCGGGCGGGGCTTGCCAACCGCTCCGTGAAAAGTATGAATATGCGGGCGGAGGGTGACCTGTTTGCCGGCGCCGTGCTATGCTGGCGCGCCGCAAGTCACCGTCTATCCGGGCGGGGGATTCCGCGGGGTTGGGAGGAACCAAACCAAGGAGAAGGTATGAAGGGCATCGTATTGGCGGGTGGCGCGGGGACGCGCCTCCACCCCCTGACGCGTGCGGTGAGCAAGCAGCTCTTACCGGTCTACGACAAACCCATGATCTACTATCCCCTCAGCATTCTGATGCTTTCCGGCATCCGGGAAGTGCTGATCATTTCCACGCCGGAGGACCTCCCGAGTTTCCGGCGCCTGCTGGGCGACGGATCCCGGTGGGGGATGACGCTGGCCTACGCCGAGCAGCCCCGACCCGAGGGGCTGGCCCAGGCCTTCGTCATCGGTGCGGACTTTCTCGGGGGTGATCCGGTCTGCCTGGTGCTCGGCGACAACATCTTTTATGGCCACGGCCTTACGGGCCTGTTGCGTCAGTCGGCGACCCGCGTGCAGGGCGCACAGATTTTCGGGTACTACGTGCGCGATCCCCAGCGCTATGGCGTGGTGGAATTTGACGCCGAAGGCACGGCGGTGAGCCTGGAGGAGAAGCCCGCGGCACCGAAGAGCAACTACGCGGTGCCCGGCCTCTATTATTATGGGCCCGAGGTCGTTCCCATGGCCCGGGATCTGAAGCCGAGCGCACGGGGCGAGCTGGAGATTACCGATCTGAACCGGCTCTTCATGGAGCGGGGCGACCTGCATGTGGAGATGCTCGGCCGCGGCGTGGCCTGGCTCGACACGGGAACGAACCGCAGCCTCATGGAAGCGGGCCAGTTTGTCCAGGCCATTGAAGAGCGCCAGAGCCTCAAGATTTCGTGCCTCGAAGAGATTGCCTGGAAACAGGGTTGGATCACGGCCGACGAGGTGCGCCGGGAGGCCGAGTCCATGGGCGCC is drawn from Candidatus Hydrogenedentota bacterium and contains these coding sequences:
- the rfbA gene encoding glucose-1-phosphate thymidylyltransferase RfbA — its product is MKGIVLAGGAGTRLHPLTRAVSKQLLPVYDKPMIYYPLSILMLSGIREVLIISTPEDLPSFRRLLGDGSRWGMTLAYAEQPRPEGLAQAFVIGADFLGGDPVCLVLGDNIFYGHGLTGLLRQSATRVQGAQIFGYYVRDPQRYGVVEFDAEGTAVSLEEKPAAPKSNYAVPGLYYYGPEVVPMARDLKPSARGELEITDLNRLFMERGDLHVEMLGRGVAWLDTGTNRSLMEAGQFVQAIEERQSLKISCLEEIAWKQGWITADEVRREAESMGASAYAAYLHQLLGKTK
- a CDS encoding inorganic pyrophosphatase — translated: MGANDHNQPASQSEKKAGDNNGLYRAHPWHGIHIGKNAPHLINSYIEILPTDTVKYELDKVTGLLRIDRPQRFSNVCPELYGFIPQTYCGEQVADFCRMKTGRTDIIGDGDPLDVCVLTEKHIAHVNIYMRCHPIGGLRMLDGDEADDKIIAILQGDPSYGYWQDISQCPSMLVERLRHYFLTYKQAPDAMHKACEITHVYGAEEAREVIRRSHADYLEKFEKLAKQLAATFATAEDD
- a CDS encoding SMI1/KNR4 family protein, with product MIRFEWYFSEWWHKSESIQAEQLARLKKGILRQAPETYLKFLEWGNGGEGFSGKLYLTLWKGEDLEEFNQLYHVREYFPNAFAIGDDGPNLILLGSDDGVYVAPYGDMRDASVVKLTEDFESFVLRVKSIEPGGVTPSKDIARDIILCYYVKNSGSVLKQALQLSRALESTVGISSREILASLKRSGEFRIERLDPCKAERVLQAASRIGISIEVLKPE